One genomic window of Glycine soja cultivar W05 chromosome 9, ASM419377v2, whole genome shotgun sequence includes the following:
- the LOC114368952 gene encoding embryo-specific protein ATS3B-like, with the protein MIKFVLFLFCFASALTLSVSESKSASVQPHAAESFSVGYIQMKTAANCSYLVVISTSCSSPKFTTDKIGITFGDANGNQVYEPRLDDPISRTFEQCSSDTFQIDGACASPICYVYLYRSGAEEGWEPESVKIYGYNSEPITFDFNTSIPNGTWYGYNLCETPSSSYQLSPQKWFMSLVLGSVLSFWL; encoded by the exons atgataaagtttGTTCTATTTTTGTTCTGCTTTGCCTCTGCACTGACCCTTTCAGTATCGGAGTCCAAATCAGCTTCAGTGCAACCTCATGCTGCTGAATCTTTCTCTGTTGGATATATTCAG ATGAAGACTGCAGCGAACTGTTCTTACCTGGTAGTTATATCTACGAGTTGTTCATCGCCTAAGTTCACAACGGATAAGATCGGTATCACGTTTGGGGATGCTAATGGCAACCAG gTATATGAACCAAGACTGGATGATCCAATTTCAAGGACATTTGAGCAGTGTTCTTCAGATACATTTCAGATAGATGGTGCTTGTGCATCTCCAATTTGCTATGTGTACCTATATAGATCTGGGGCAGAGGAAGGTTGGGAGCCTGAGAGTGTGAAAATCTATGGCTACAACTCAGAGCCTATTACTTTTGATTTCAACACCTCCATCCCCAATGGCACATGGTATGGGTATAATCTGTGCGAGACTCCTTCTTCTTCATACCAACTATCCCCTCAGAAATGGTTCATGAGTTTGGTTCTAGGCTCTGTTCTTAGTTTTTGGCTGTAA
- the LOC114368619 gene encoding probable ribosomal protein S11, mitochondrial, translating into MYRFFSSIRHGRGSSLASLLAPKPALPFNAALRPRRLPQNDGHVRGFSSSNLDWRRLIVNQNVNADANAHPDSMQDIEKRNSEKWNNMRQNMNPDANAPPNFVQNRGNINSRSWNNMRQNVNAPPNFMGNRDNINSRSQNNMDQNVDANADALPDFMQDKENINIGNKNYAETGWNSRPMDFVRGIIDEDNFGRGSPYHQYQYEQDADFVHIKMLRNNTFVTVTDSKGNIKLSGSAGPLKDLKSGQKLSRYAAEATAEVVGRKARGLGLKSVVMKVNGFTHFRRKRNAIMSWKEGFTAGSRGDRNPIVYIEDTTRKPHNGCRLPKKRRI; encoded by the exons ATGTATCGTTTTTTCTCTTCCATTCGCCATGGCCGTGGATCTTCCCTCGCATCTCTTCTCGCGCCGAAACCTGCACTTCCATTCAACGCCGCTCTACGACCTCGCCGTTTACCTCAAAACGACG GGCATGTTAGAGGATTTTCTAGCTCGAATTTAGATTGGAGGAGGCTTATTGTGAACCAGAATGTGAATGCAGATGCAAATGCTCATCCAGATTCTATGCAGGATATAGAGAAAAGAAACTCCGAAAAGTGGAATAATATGAGACAGAATATGAATCCAGATGCAAATGCTCCTCCAAATTTTGTGCAGAATAGAGGGAACATAAACTCCAGAAGCTGGAATAATATGCGACAGAATGTAAATGCTCCTCCAAATTTTATGGGGAATAGAGACAACATAAACTCCAGAAGCCAGAATAATATGGACCAGAATGTGGATGCAAATGCAGATGCTCTTCCAGATTTTATGCAAGATAAAGAGAACATAAACATCGGAAACAAGAATTATGCTGAGACTGGCTGGAACTCTAGGCCTATGGACTTTGTAAGAGGAATTATAGATGAAGATAATTTTGGGAGGGGTTCTCCATATCATCAGTATCAATATGAGCAGGATGCTGATTTTGTTCATATAAAGATGTTGCGTAATAATACCTTTGTTACTGTAACAGATTCTAAAGGAAATATAAAACTCAGTGGCTCTGCCGGTCCATTGAAAGACCTGAAATCAGGGCAAAAGCTTTCTAGGTATGCTGCCGAGGCAACCGCGGAAGTTGTTGGCCGAAAGGCTAGGGGCTTGGGATTGAAATCTGTTGTCATGAAAGTGAATGGATTTACACATTTTAGGAGAAAAAGGAATGCAATAATGAGCTGGAAGGAGGGCTTTACTGCTGGTTCTAGAGGGGATAGAAATCCAATTGTATACATTGAAGATACCACTAGAAAACCCCATAATGGCTGCAGACTCCCAAAGAAACGACGAATTTAG
- the LOC114368620 gene encoding K(+) efflux antiporter 5-like translates to MKTAILAPNKRHEFGLWCCVLCLAICARVCGGARSDQETRERFYGNMPNGSSPDSNNTLAKMFDRVLEKEFSENDQPEEPDKNSFNSSVADQQAVLETVAKITHDKAKRNDTHEGNATRAFQFQDVFSLENEDSDDVTTLIDKKDNVFVMSNKKSKYPVLQVDLRLISDLVVVIVSAAIGGIVFSCLGQPVIVGYLLAGSLIGPGGLKFISEMVQVETVAQFGVVFLLFALGLEFSLAKLKAVGPVAVLGGLLQIIIFMFMCGILSMLFGAKLSEGVFVGSFLSMSSTAVVVKFLVERNSNNALHVQVTIGTLIFQDCAVGLLFALLPVLGGNSGLLQGIMSMGKLLLVLSLYITATSVLSWTFVPRFLKLMMRLSSQTNELYQLAAVAFCLLSAWCSDKLGLSLELGSFMAGVMISTTDFAQHTLDQVEPIRNLFAALFLSSIGMLIHVHFLWNHVDILLASVILVVVVKTAVAVLVTKAFGYSLKTSFIVGISLAQIGEFAFVLLSRASNLHLVEGKMYLLLLGTTALSLVTTPLLFKLIPAVMNLGVLMHWFPSESSSQIEGKASVIEGNRML, encoded by the exons ATGAAGACGGCGATTCTGGCCCCGAATAAACGGCACGAGTTTGGGCTCTGGTGCTGCGTTTTGTGCCTCGCGATCTGCGCTAGGGTTTGCGGCGGGGCCAGATCCGACCAGGAAACGCGGGAGAGGTTCTACGGGAACATGCCCAATGGCTCCTCGCCCGATTCCAACAACACCTTGGCCAAGATGTTCGATCGCGTTCTCGAGAAGGAGTTCTCCGAGAATGACCAACCAGaag AACCTGACAAAAACAGCTTCAATAGCAGTGTAGCTGATCAGCAG GCTGTATTGGAGACTGTAGCAAAAATTACTCATGATAAAGCAAAGAGAAATGATACACATGAGGGAAA TGCCACAAGAGCATTTCAGTTTCAAGATGTATTCTCACTGGAAAATGAAGATTCTGATGATGTGACAACTTTGATTGACAAAAAG GACAATGTCTTTGTGATGTCAAACAAGAAATCCAAATATCCTGTGCTTCAAGTGGATTTGAG GTTAATATCAGATTTGGTGGTTGTCATAGTTTCTGCAGCCATTGGTGGAATTGTCTTTTCCTGTTTGGGGCAACCG GTTATTGTGGGCTATCTTCTTGCAGGCTCCCTTATTGGACCAGGCGGTTTGAAGTTCATTAGTGAAATGGTGCAG GTTGAGACTGTTGCACAATTTGGTGTAGTGTTTCTTCTCTTTGCTTTGGGGCTGGAGTTTTCCCTGGCAAAG TTAAAAGCTGTGGGACCTGTTGCTGTTCTTGGAGGGCTACttcaaattatcatttttatgttcatGTGTGGCATTCTTTCCATG TTATTTGGAGCCAAATTGTCTGAGGGTGTTTTTGTCGGTTCCTTTCTATCAATGTCATCAACAGCAGTG GTGGTGAAGTTTTTAGTGGAGCGGAATAGTAATAATGCTCTCCATGTTCAAGTTACAATTGGGACTCTTATTTTTCAG GATTGTGCAGTGGGTTTACTATTTGCTTTGCTCCCAGTTTTGGGTGGTAACAGTGGCCTTTTACAAGGAATAATGTCAATGGGAAAACT GTTGCTAGTGTTGTCTTTGTATATCACTGCTACGTCTGTATTGTCTTGGACATTTGTTCCTCGCTTTCTTAAACTGATGATGCGGCTGTCATCTCAG ACAAATGAACTTTATCAGCTAGCCGCTGTTGCTTTCTGCTTGTTATCTGCATGG TGCAGTGATAAGCTTGGCCTTAGTCTCGAGTTGGGTTCATTTATGGCTGGTGTTATGATTTCCACAACAGACTTTGCTCAACATACTTTGGACCAG GTGGAACCAATTCGTAACCTATTTGCAGCTCTCTTTCTCTCAAGTATTGGAATGCTTATTCATGTGCACTTCCTTTGGAACCATGTGGATATCTTGCTGGCATCTGTTATTCTGGTTGTAGTTGTTAAAACTGCTGTTGCTGTTTTAGTTACAAAGGCCTTTGGTTATAGCCTTAAGACATCATTTATT GTTGGTATCTCACTTGCTCAAATTGGAGAATTTGCTTTTGTCCTCCTGAGTCGTGCTTCAAATCTTCACCTTGTTGAG GGGAAAATGTATCTTCTTCTTCTAGGGACTACAGCTCTTAGTCTG GTTACAACTCCACTTTTGTTTAAATTGATTCCTGCTGTCATGAATCTGGGTGTTCTCATGCACTGGTTTCCCTCTGAAAGTAGCTCACAAATTGAG GGAAAAGCTTCTGTGATTGAAGGAAACAGAATGTTGTGA
- the LOC114367040 gene encoding CDGSH iron-sulfur domain-containing protein NEET-like → MEYVLSHVGAGFCNGMTSKGVLGTHFKASSFVGVGGVRTRRVVLVKAEAVSINPDIRKSEEKVVDSVVVTELSKPLTPYCRCWRSGTFPLCDGSHVKHNKATGDNVGPLLLKK, encoded by the exons ATGGAGTATGTTCTAAGCCACGTTGGTGCAGGTTTCTGCAATGGCATGACCTCAAAGGGAGTTTTAGGTACCCATTTCAAGGCTAGTTCCTTTGTTGGTGTTGGTGGTGTGAGAACAAGGCGTGTAGTGTTGGTGAAAGCTGAGGCTGTGAGCATAAACCCAGATATAAGGAAGAGTGAAGAGAAAGTGGTGGATTCTGTGGTGGTCACTGAACTCTCCAAGCCCCTCACTCCTTATTGCAG ATGTTGGAGATCAGGGACTTTTCCTCTATGCGATGGAAGCCATGTAAAACACAACAAAGCCACCGGAGATAATGTTGGCCCTCTTcttttgaaaaagtaa
- the LOC114368618 gene encoding uncharacterized protein LOC114368618, which yields MGWYRRGKLALDHFRRLASRVTPQNPIFQRGARICSSGYLDSGSKVASFNGFSSFCSTSQRLGTRGVVGVNRNFHNSVLFGAKRFYYVDPRNVRHFKPRGPWHWFENPRHVFIVVMVGSGVLITVYFGNIETVPYTKRTHLILLSKAMERKLGESEFEQIKTGFKGKILPPIHPESVRVTMIAKDIIDALQRGLRKEEQVWSDLGYASEHAMLVEGDGRETLNALAGSEEKIEGNWAKEDEILDDKWIQQSRKKGQERGSQAATSHLDGLNWEILVVNEPVVNAFCLPGGKIVVFTGLLEHFKSDAEIATIIGHEVGHAVARHGAEGITKNLWFTILQLILYQFVTPDIVHTMSSLFLRLPFSRRMEIEADYIGLLLIASAGYDPRVAPKVYEKLGKITGGNSAIGDYLSTHPSGKKRAELLAQANIMEEAVTIYRDVRAGRGVEGFL from the exons ATGGGGTGGTACAGAAGGGGAAAGCTCGCTCTTGATCATTTTCGTAGATTGGCTTCAAGGGTTACCCCTCAAAATCCAATTTTTCAGCGTGGTGCGAGGATTTGCTCATCTGGGTATTTGGATTCAGGTTCTAAAGTAGCTAGCTTTAATGggttctcttctttttgttcaaCTTCTCAGAGATTAGGCACACGGGGTGTTGTTGGAGTTAACAGGAACTTTCACAATTCGGTTCTTTTTGGGGCTAAGAGATTTTACTATGTTGACCCTCGCAATGTGCGTCATTTCAAGCCAAGAGGGCCATGGCATTGGTTTGAGAATCCTAGGCATGTTTTCATTGTTGTGATGGTTGGTTCAGGGGTTTTAATCACTGTGTATTTTGGTAACATAGAAACAGTTCCTTACACAAAGCGAACCCATTTGATTCTGTTGTCGAAAGCCATGGAGAGGAAGCTTGGGGAGAGCGAGTTTGAACAAATCAAGACTGGTTTTAAGGGGAAGATATTGCCTCCTATACATCCTGAGAGTGTGAGAGTGACAATGATTGCCAAGGATATAATTGATGCATTGCAGAGAGGGTTGAGGAAGGAGGAACAAGTGTGGAGTGATTTGGGGTATGCATCAGAGCATGCTATGCTGGTTGAAGGGGATGGAAGGGAGACATTGAATGCATTGGCTGGGAGTGAAGAGAAGATTGAAGGGAATTGGGCCAAGGAGGATGAGATTCTTGACGATAAATGGATTCAGCAGAGCCGGAAAAAGGGTCAGGAAAGAGGGTCACAAGCTGCAACATCACATTTGGATGGGTTAAATTGGGAGATTTTGGTGGTAAATGAGCCTGTTGTTAATGCCTTCTGCTTACCTGGTGGGAAGATAGTTGTGTTCACTGGTTTGTTAGAGCATTTTAAAAGTGATGCAGAGATAGCAACTATTATTGGACATGAG GTTGGGCATGCTGTTGCAAGACATGGTGCTGAGGGGATTACCAAGAACTTGTGGTTTACTATTCTACAGTTGATACTTTATCAATTTGTTACACCTGATATTGTCCACACAATGTCATCCCTTTTCTTGCGCCTACCTTTCTCCAGGCG GATGGAAATAGAAGCTGATTACATTGGGCTGCTGTTAATTGCATCAGCTGGCTATGATCCGCGGGTGGCACCCAAAGTGTATGAGAAGCTGGGAAAAATCACTGGTGGTAATTCTGCCATTGGGGATTATCTCTCTACTCATCCTTCTGGTAAAAAAAGAGCAGAATTGTTGGCCCAAGCTAATATAATGGAAGAAGCAGTTACTATATATAGAGATGTAAGAGCAGGACGTGGGGTTGAAGGTTTTCTTTAG
- the LOC114368419 gene encoding embryo-specific protein ATS3-like has protein sequence MAMKLQVLLLLLLCIASELTTHSVSNSLERCDAETEYNSYGYIDERKKALNDSSCTYQVVIGASCSSPNFTMGDIIIRFGDPLRNQVYEEKLIVPRPRTIEQCSRDIFQLNGACVSSICFVELYSYGAMDEFLTVGKVEGEADNTYGLCGKDGLKRLNCGER, from the exons ATGGCGATGAAGCTGcaggttcttcttcttctcttgttATGTATTGCATCGGAACTGACGACCCATTCAGTCTCAAATTCTCTCGAACGTTGCGATGCTGAAACTGAGTACAACTCCTATGGCTACATTGATGAG AGGAAGAAGGCATTGAACGACTCATCATGTACTTACCAAGTGGTCATAGGTGCAAGTTGTTCATCGCCCAATTTCACAATGGGGGACATCATTATTCGCTTTGGGGATCCTCTTCGCAACCAG GTATATGAAGAAAAACTGATTGTTCCACGTCCAAGGACAATTGAGCAGTGTTCTCGAGATATATTTCAGTTAAATGGTGCATGCGTATCTTCGATTTGTTTTGTGGAGCTGTATAGCTATGGTGCAATGGATG AATTTCTAACAGTGGGAAAGGTTGAGGGTGAAGCTGACAACACCTATGGTCTATGTGGCAAGGATGGGTTGAAGAGGCTTAACTGTGGGGAGAGATAA